One stretch of Balneola sp. MJW-20 DNA includes these proteins:
- a CDS encoding acetate/propionate family kinase, with product MKVLVINCGSSSIKYQLINTEEQRTLCKGLVERIGAVTSIIKQEFENEKPVKMTLVLEDHAAALKKMMELLIEANNDHLNSLEEIEAVGHRVVHGGEMFKDSVMIDDDVEEAIQQAFDIAPLHNPPNLDGIRAAKKHLPDVPHVAVFDTAFHHSIPQHAFLYGIPNRLYRRYKIRRYGFHGTSHYYVSRKYYQLSETPKHKSKIISCHLGNGCSITAIENGNSVDTSMGFSPLEGLVMGTRSGDIDPSIVFYLIEKEELSLANVHALLNKHSGLLGLSGYAADMRDLLQEAEDGDRRCREAIEVFCYRAKKYIGSYIAAMNGVDAIIFTGGIGENAPLIREKILHNLDYAGVHLDKHMNENPHPEKDLSTSEGTVDLRVIPTNEEMVIAIDAAKIAVASKQTPWA from the coding sequence ATGAAAGTACTGGTAATAAATTGCGGGAGTTCCTCAATAAAATATCAACTGATCAATACCGAGGAGCAAAGAACCCTGTGTAAAGGTCTTGTTGAACGGATCGGCGCGGTCACATCTATTATCAAACAAGAGTTTGAAAATGAGAAACCCGTAAAGATGACACTGGTTCTCGAGGATCATGCAGCCGCTCTGAAAAAAATGATGGAATTGCTGATCGAGGCTAATAATGACCATCTCAATTCACTGGAAGAGATTGAAGCTGTCGGACACCGGGTAGTCCATGGGGGAGAAATGTTCAAAGATTCAGTAATGATCGATGATGATGTCGAAGAGGCCATACAGCAGGCATTTGACATTGCGCCTTTGCATAACCCTCCGAATCTGGACGGTATACGGGCAGCAAAAAAACACTTACCGGATGTGCCTCATGTTGCCGTATTTGATACTGCATTTCATCATTCTATACCTCAACATGCATTTTTGTACGGAATTCCCAACAGACTCTATCGCAGGTACAAGATAAGACGGTATGGATTCCACGGTACTTCCCATTACTATGTAAGCCGGAAGTATTATCAGTTGTCGGAAACCCCAAAGCATAAGTCCAAGATCATAAGCTGCCATCTCGGTAATGGGTGTTCCATCACAGCAATTGAAAATGGTAATTCTGTTGATACCAGTATGGGGTTTTCCCCCTTAGAGGGACTCGTAATGGGTACCCGAAGCGGAGACATTGATCCCTCCATTGTCTTTTACCTTATAGAGAAAGAGGAACTATCGCTTGCGAATGTGCATGCTCTGCTGAACAAACATAGCGGATTATTAGGTCTCAGCGGTTATGCAGCCGATATGAGAGACCTCCTGCAGGAGGCAGAAGACGGAGACCGCAGGTGCAGAGAGGCTATTGAGGTATTCTGTTATCGTGCCAAGAAATATATCGGCTCATATATTGCAGCTATGAATGGAGTAGACGCAATTATTTTTACCGGAGGAATAGGTGAGAATGCTCCGTTGATCCGGGAGAAGATCTTACACAATCTGGATTATGCCGGTGTTCACCTGGATAAGCATATGAACGAAAACCCCCATCCTGAAAAAGACCTTTCAACCTCGGAAGGTACTGTTGACCTCAGAGTCATACCTACAAATGAAGAAATGGTAATTGCCATTGACGCAGCCAAAATTGCTGTAGCCTCCAAACAAACACCCTGGGCTTAA
- a CDS encoding TrmH family RNA methyltransferase: MAKLTTKQILNQNLSRKTPSALRDLKLIVHNIRSMHNVGSVFRSADAFGVGEIIISGYSPVPPRPEISKTAIGAEEFVKWKYVDEIDTYLSEMKKRSYRVIGLEQTTHSIALPEIKISGSDKLILVLGNEVTGIDDEIMRLIDEFVLIPQFGHKHSLNVSVAAGVMLYGVLSKVWQDN; this comes from the coding sequence ATGGCCAAGTTAACAACAAAACAGATCTTAAATCAGAATTTATCCAGAAAGACCCCTTCCGCCTTAAGAGACCTCAAACTGATCGTTCATAATATACGGTCTATGCATAATGTAGGTTCAGTATTCCGCTCAGCAGATGCTTTTGGGGTGGGTGAGATCATAATTTCCGGTTATTCTCCTGTTCCTCCCCGACCAGAGATCTCAAAAACTGCGATCGGTGCCGAAGAATTTGTGAAATGGAAGTATGTAGATGAGATCGATACTTATCTTAGTGAAATGAAAAAAAGATCATACCGGGTTATCGGTCTTGAACAAACCACCCACAGTATCGCACTACCTGAGATCAAGATATCCGGTAGTGATAAATTAATTCTGGTATTAGGCAACGAAGTAACTGGAATTGATGATGAGATCATGAGGCTTATAGATGAATTTGTGTTGATACCTCAATTTGGACACAAGCATTCACTTAATGTCTCAGTTGCTGCCGGGGTTATGCTCTATGGAGTTCTATCAAAAGTATGGCAGGATAATTAA
- the greA gene encoding transcription elongation factor GreA, giving the protein MSKVQYLSQEGFDKLEAELKDLKTRGRKEIAEDIAEARAKGDLSENAEYDAAKEAQGHLEDRITKLEDALANARVLDANELDLSQVRILTTVTILNKKVGKEMKYTLVSPNEADFAAGKISVESPIGKALIGKAIGETVHVDVPAGKLELEILDIQV; this is encoded by the coding sequence ATGAGTAAAGTACAATATCTCTCTCAGGAAGGATTTGATAAGCTGGAAGCCGAATTAAAAGATCTGAAGACCAGAGGTCGAAAAGAGATCGCTGAAGATATCGCAGAGGCCAGAGCTAAGGGTGATCTGAGCGAGAATGCCGAATATGATGCTGCTAAAGAAGCACAGGGGCACCTGGAAGACAGGATTACTAAACTGGAAGATGCCCTTGCTAATGCCAGAGTCCTTGATGCTAATGAACTGGACCTCTCACAGGTTCGGATATTAACAACTGTTACTATTTTAAATAAAAAGGTTGGTAAGGAGATGAAATATACCCTTGTCAGTCCTAATGAAGCAGATTTCGCAGCCGGAAAGATCTCCGTTGAATCTCCGATCGGGAAAGCATTGATCGGAAAAGCGATCGGTGAAACCGTCCACGTGGATGTACCTGCAGGGAAACTGGAACTTGAAATACTGGATATTCAGGTCTGA
- a CDS encoding NUDIX pyrophosphatase: protein MKKLIDVYPYRITENGVKFLVFLRSKKKIYADQWRMIGGKVDENESYWKAALRELNEETGLVPDHFWVVPSVNTFYEAASDMIHHIPAFAAQIPANEEIQLNEEHTSYKWISADEVQLYLRWPEQQRLIRLIQTILEDPSNRLLPEWEIAL from the coding sequence ATGAAAAAACTCATTGATGTTTACCCTTATCGGATCACAGAGAACGGAGTCAAATTTCTGGTATTCCTGAGATCTAAAAAAAAGATATACGCTGATCAGTGGCGGATGATAGGGGGTAAAGTTGATGAAAATGAGAGCTACTGGAAAGCTGCACTGAGAGAATTGAATGAAGAGACCGGCCTGGTTCCTGACCATTTCTGGGTAGTGCCTTCTGTGAATACTTTTTATGAAGCAGCCTCTGACATGATCCATCATATTCCTGCTTTTGCGGCTCAAATACCTGCCAACGAAGAAATCCAGTTAAATGAGGAACATACTTCGTATAAGTGGATCTCAGCTGACGAGGTACAGTTATATTTAAGGTGGCCTGAACAACAACGACTAATCCGGTTGATACAAACCATACTAGAGGATCCTTCAAACAGACTCTTACCTGAATGGGAAATAGCACTTTAA
- a CDS encoding TCR/Tet family MFS transporter, whose product MTKNSKAALTFIFITVLVDVIGLGIIIPVMPDLIMELIGQGLSTASLYAGWITFTYAATQFIFAPVIGALSDQYGRRPVLLFSLLGFGIGYILIGLAPGIIWLFAARFISGITGASFTTASAYIADISTPVEKAKNFGLIGAAFGLGFIIGPVVGGLLGEFGSRIPFYGAAALTLANALFGFFVLPESLNTENRRLFNWKRANPLGSLKQISRYPTVRGLIIVFFFLYVSSHAPQSTWTYYTMLKFEWDVLTVGLSLGAVGLLVAIVQGGLTRVVIPRIGENRTVYMGLSFYFLGFLALAFAPNSFSMFIAIIPYSLGGFAGPALQGIISNEVPDNEQGELQGGLTSLISLSAIFGPPIMTNLFGFFTSEISPVQFPGAPFMLGAVLILGAVIWTTRTLSFSDTGTVSSD is encoded by the coding sequence ATGACCAAAAACAGTAAAGCTGCACTTACATTTATTTTCATTACTGTATTAGTGGATGTGATCGGCCTTGGTATAATTATTCCGGTAATGCCGGATCTTATCATGGAGTTGATTGGGCAAGGACTTAGCACAGCATCATTATACGCTGGATGGATCACTTTTACCTATGCCGCTACCCAGTTTATCTTTGCTCCGGTGATCGGTGCATTGAGTGATCAGTATGGAAGAAGACCAGTCCTTCTATTTTCTTTGCTGGGTTTCGGGATCGGTTACATTCTCATCGGACTAGCACCAGGAATTATCTGGTTGTTTGCAGCCCGTTTCATTTCAGGGATCACAGGAGCAAGTTTCACAACAGCAAGTGCATATATAGCAGATATAAGCACCCCGGTAGAAAAAGCTAAAAACTTTGGACTCATTGGTGCTGCTTTTGGACTGGGATTTATTATCGGGCCGGTAGTCGGCGGACTTCTTGGCGAATTTGGCTCCAGAATCCCATTTTATGGTGCTGCTGCTCTAACTCTTGCAAATGCTCTGTTTGGCTTTTTTGTACTGCCTGAGTCATTAAATACAGAGAACAGACGACTTTTCAACTGGAAAAGAGCGAACCCACTCGGTTCACTAAAACAGATCAGCAGATATCCAACCGTCCGGGGACTCATCATCGTATTCTTTTTTTTATATGTGTCAAGCCATGCTCCTCAAAGCACCTGGACCTATTATACTATGCTTAAGTTTGAATGGGACGTATTAACGGTGGGGCTTTCATTAGGTGCCGTGGGGTTGTTGGTGGCAATCGTGCAAGGAGGATTAACCAGAGTTGTTATTCCCAGGATCGGAGAGAACAGAACGGTGTATATGGGGTTAAGCTTTTATTTTTTAGGATTTCTTGCCCTGGCTTTTGCTCCGAATAGTTTCTCAATGTTCATTGCCATTATACCATACAGTCTTGGAGGTTTTGCAGGTCCTGCACTGCAGGGAATCATCTCCAACGAAGTACCTGATAATGAACAAGGCGAATTGCAGGGAGGGCTAACTTCATTAATAAGTTTATCTGCAATTTTCGGCCCTCCGATAATGACGAATTTGTTTGGCTTTTTTACTTCAGAAATATCTCCTGTGCAGTTTCCAGGGGCTCCTTTCATGCTGGGTGCTGTGTTAATACTGGGTGCAGTAATATGGACAACCCGCACACTCTCTTTCTCTGATACAGGAACGGTAAGTTCAGATTAG
- the metG gene encoding methionine--tRNA ligase, with protein MSTDQKILVTSALPYANGPIHLGHLAGAYLTADFYVRYKRLTGADVAFICGSDEHGVAITIAAEKAGKKPQDIVDRFHKMNKEVFEEFGISFDYYGRTSSDTHRETSQEFFKKLYEQGFFKKKVEKQLYDPKKDMFLPDRYVKGTCPNCGFEEAYGDQCENCGTSLSPTELKNPVSALSGEVPELKETTHWYMPLGEVQPKLEEWVDTWDGWKANVTGQVRSWLNDGLSDRAATRDLSWGVPVPVEGGEGKVLYVWFDAPIGYISATKEWAKASGEVDKWKDFWQDQNTELYHFIGKDNIVFHCIMFPILLMEHGDYVLPKNVPANEFLNLEGKKLSTSRGWAVWLHEYLEDFKPDLLRYALGSTLPETKDADFSWKEFQSRVNNELADVLGNFVFRALSFTDKYAESKVPELIEPSDLDRKTLQLIEGQKDKITDSLERFRFKEALSETMELARIGNRYFTETEPWKSRKDDPVSCGNTLNVSLQICAALSMLLEPFIPDSAAEIRSQLSLSDEFSWSNIKAGILPKDHNISTGKILFEKIEDEEIEAQLEKLENRAAENEDAVDLPELRDNIEFNDFMKLDLRAGKILTAEKIEKSNKLLKFTVDIGVEKRTIVSGIAKFYKPDELIGKQVCVVANLAPKKLMGVESKGMILMAENPEGDLRFVETDATPGSQIS; from the coding sequence ATGTCTACAGACCAGAAGATCCTTGTTACCTCTGCCCTTCCTTATGCAAACGGTCCCATTCATTTGGGCCACCTTGCAGGAGCTTACCTTACCGCTGATTTTTATGTTCGCTATAAACGACTTACCGGTGCGGATGTCGCATTCATTTGCGGATCCGATGAACACGGAGTAGCGATCACTATTGCTGCAGAAAAAGCCGGAAAAAAACCTCAGGATATCGTGGATCGCTTCCACAAGATGAATAAAGAGGTTTTTGAGGAATTTGGTATCTCTTTTGATTATTACGGAAGAACCAGCTCAGATACTCATCGGGAAACTTCTCAGGAATTCTTTAAAAAACTGTATGAACAGGGGTTCTTTAAAAAGAAAGTGGAAAAACAGCTTTATGATCCCAAAAAAGACATGTTCTTGCCTGACCGATATGTTAAGGGAACTTGTCCAAATTGCGGATTTGAAGAGGCTTATGGTGATCAGTGTGAGAACTGTGGTACTTCCCTATCTCCTACCGAATTAAAGAACCCCGTAAGCGCTTTAAGTGGTGAGGTTCCGGAGCTAAAAGAGACCACTCACTGGTATATGCCACTTGGTGAGGTTCAACCTAAACTAGAAGAATGGGTGGATACCTGGGACGGATGGAAAGCTAATGTTACCGGCCAGGTTAGGTCCTGGCTTAATGATGGCCTTTCTGATCGTGCCGCAACGCGTGATCTGAGCTGGGGAGTACCGGTTCCGGTAGAAGGTGGAGAAGGAAAAGTATTATATGTTTGGTTTGACGCACCCATTGGATATATCTCTGCCACAAAAGAATGGGCAAAAGCTTCCGGAGAGGTTGATAAATGGAAGGATTTCTGGCAGGATCAGAATACCGAACTATATCATTTCATCGGAAAGGATAACATTGTATTCCATTGCATTATGTTTCCGATTCTCCTTATGGAACATGGCGACTATGTATTACCAAAGAATGTGCCCGCTAATGAATTTCTGAACCTGGAAGGAAAGAAGTTATCAACCTCCCGCGGATGGGCGGTATGGTTACATGAATATCTTGAAGATTTTAAACCTGACCTGCTGAGATATGCATTGGGTTCTACCCTCCCGGAAACTAAGGATGCAGATTTTTCATGGAAAGAATTCCAGTCAAGAGTCAATAATGAGCTTGCTGATGTACTAGGTAACTTCGTGTTTCGTGCCTTGTCATTTACTGATAAATATGCAGAATCTAAAGTTCCGGAACTTATTGAGCCTTCAGATTTAGATAGAAAAACGCTTCAATTAATTGAAGGCCAAAAAGATAAAATAACTGACTCACTGGAAAGATTTCGTTTTAAGGAAGCCTTATCCGAAACTATGGAGCTTGCGAGAATCGGTAACCGTTACTTCACAGAAACAGAACCATGGAAGAGCAGAAAAGACGACCCTGTGAGCTGCGGCAACACATTGAATGTCAGTCTTCAGATCTGTGCTGCATTGTCAATGCTATTAGAGCCTTTTATTCCTGATTCAGCTGCTGAAATAAGAAGTCAGCTCAGCTTATCTGATGAATTCAGCTGGAGTAACATCAAAGCAGGTATACTTCCAAAAGACCATAACATATCCACAGGAAAGATCCTTTTTGAAAAAATTGAAGACGAAGAAATAGAAGCACAATTGGAAAAACTTGAAAATAGAGCAGCTGAGAACGAAGACGCCGTTGATCTTCCGGAACTCAGAGACAATATCGAATTCAATGATTTCATGAAACTTGATCTAAGAGCGGGGAAAATTCTCACAGCAGAAAAGATCGAGAAATCAAATAAGCTGCTCAAATTTACCGTAGATATTGGAGTTGAGAAACGAACGATCGTTTCAGGAATCGCAAAATTCTATAAACCTGATGAGCTTATAGGCAAGCAGGTTTGTGTAGTTGCTAACCTGGCTCCAAAAAAACTCATGGGAGTTGAAAGCAAAGGAATGATCCTGATGGCAGAGAATCCTGAAGGCGACCTGCGATTTGTTGAAACTGATGCAACACCAGGTA
- a CDS encoding SH3 domain-containing protein, with translation MKKILLLILMVSFSAACSTTSWVVINEDEIDYQDFELLDSDFFLESSNNISANQPGITFTLKTANTYEYAQRIKTERYIQRYKPRTGYVIVGLMGASLATYAAYSDQLIQQPSNSQKATLLSAGALMTGISLLNMKENGAPTKTGETKLLRKSGSIVMKDTALAKPYLTEKPMVRITFDGSLLVEEQQREFSDNQIFINLAEELDPEFFPTEPVHPVRISASYGEDTTTVDIPVSSIFEKFAIVTNSVTPLRNEPSTDDSSILTELASGSQLKYVSQDSNWVRVLYGISETFISTDDVEIIWRPSAFASDLSVITVPNVPFGSVDVERNLRLIRNGRSTAHKGVIISNSNYESPIHPKRIYGERDLRLVQELYKQSLNITESDILTFQDINNEASFSKISTDLNDQIADRDSVLILYISGYAEVIDSELYFIGTSDRNDQRSVLPLSDLFVSLAELNIEQIHVIADLDIISPLPQNEVLSLLSQKITEKKVNSVVLFSSGTDQRSGWYSSSNGEQNRHSIFTYYFAKGLKEGISRYNSLYNYLERNVPFTSRSIYDRPQNVLIYGNNRLDLAK, from the coding sequence ATGAAAAAGATCCTTCTCCTCATATTGATGGTAAGCTTTTCTGCCGCCTGTTCAACTACCAGCTGGGTAGTCATCAATGAGGATGAGATAGATTATCAGGATTTTGAGCTACTTGATTCTGATTTCTTTCTGGAGAGCTCAAATAATATAAGTGCGAATCAACCGGGCATAACCTTTACTCTGAAAACTGCCAATACTTATGAGTATGCTCAACGCATCAAAACAGAAAGATACATTCAGCGATATAAGCCAAGAACCGGTTATGTGATAGTGGGACTCATGGGTGCATCACTCGCGACCTATGCTGCGTATTCTGATCAGCTGATACAACAACCAAGTAACAGTCAGAAAGCGACGTTATTAAGTGCTGGTGCCCTTATGACCGGCATCTCATTGCTAAATATGAAAGAAAACGGTGCTCCAACCAAAACCGGTGAAACAAAGTTGTTACGAAAGTCAGGAAGTATTGTGATGAAAGATACAGCCTTAGCTAAACCATATCTTACTGAGAAACCGATGGTGCGTATTACATTCGACGGAAGTCTTTTGGTTGAGGAGCAGCAAAGGGAATTCAGTGACAATCAGATCTTCATTAACCTGGCAGAAGAACTCGATCCGGAATTTTTCCCCACCGAACCTGTACATCCCGTTAGAATTTCTGCATCATATGGAGAAGATACTACTACGGTAGATATTCCTGTTTCATCCATATTTGAAAAGTTCGCGATCGTTACGAATAGTGTAACTCCTTTGAGAAATGAACCCTCAACAGACGATTCAAGTATCCTTACCGAGCTTGCTTCAGGTTCACAGCTTAAATATGTTTCTCAGGACAGTAACTGGGTCCGTGTCTTATACGGGATCTCTGAAACATTCATATCAACGGATGATGTTGAAATCATCTGGCGTCCGTCAGCCTTTGCCTCTGATCTTTCCGTGATAACTGTTCCAAACGTACCTTTTGGGTCAGTAGATGTGGAAAGAAACCTCAGACTGATTAGAAACGGACGTTCCACCGCACATAAAGGTGTGATCATATCGAACTCCAATTATGAATCACCCATTCACCCTAAAAGGATCTATGGTGAGAGGGATCTAAGGCTGGTTCAAGAGCTATATAAACAATCATTGAATATTACGGAATCGGACATCCTCACATTTCAGGATATAAATAATGAAGCATCATTTTCGAAAATATCGACGGACTTAAATGATCAGATCGCTGATAGAGATTCCGTCCTGATTCTTTATATCAGCGGTTACGCTGAAGTTATAGATTCGGAATTATATTTTATTGGTACATCTGACCGCAATGATCAAAGATCTGTACTACCACTTTCTGATCTTTTTGTGTCATTGGCCGAATTAAATATTGAACAAATTCATGTGATAGCTGATCTGGATATTATCAGTCCACTACCTCAAAACGAAGTTTTAAGCTTGCTCAGTCAAAAGATCACGGAGAAGAAAGTCAACAGTGTAGTGTTATTTTCCTCCGGAACTGACCAGAGATCGGGATGGTATTCATCCAGTAATGGAGAACAAAACAGGCATAGTATATTTACTTATTACTTTGCTAAAGGTCTGAAAGAAGGAATAAGCAGATATAACTCACTGTATAATTACCTGGAGAGAAATGTTCCTTTCACATCCAGAAGTATATATGACCGCCCACAGAATGTCCTGATCTATGGAAATAACCGATTAGACCTGGCAAAATAA